The following are encoded in a window of Hippoglossus stenolepis isolate QCI-W04-F060 chromosome 10, HSTE1.2, whole genome shotgun sequence genomic DNA:
- the mrps26 gene encoding 28S ribosomal protein S26, mitochondrial encodes MFPVLGGRSVQVTRLLAPRGAVLVAAVRGRKSRNDPVAKSKVGRVKLPPPVDPLEMVVMKERFSEYQLIMRALRLEFKEEMLRKKYEEETGSRAEERARQEAEEHGALMAWNNQENLRLLNVRVMRIQKEKEEAEHKKLEAAVKQEQEHQEFIKVKEREVLQLQEDAKNFINLENLDQRIEEALDNPKNYNFAIDKEGRVVKQTVLQ; translated from the exons ATGTTCCCGGTGCTCGGCGGCAGGAGCGTCCAGGTGACCCGGCTCCTCGCACCCAGGGGCGCCGTGCTCGTGGCGGCCGTCCGCGGCAGAAAGTCCCGCAACGACCCGGTGGCCAAGTCCAAGGTGGGCCGCGTGAAGCTGCCTCCGCCCGTGGACCCGCTGGAGATGGTGGTGATGAAGGAGCGGTTCTCCGAGTACCAGCTGATCATGAGGGCGCTGCG GCTGGAGTTTAAGGAGGAGATGCTGCGAAAGAAGTACGAGGAGGAGACGGGCTCTCGGGCGGAGGAGAGGGCGAGGCAGGAGGCGGAGGAGCATGGCGCCCTCATGGCCTGGAACAACCAGGAGAACCTCCGTTTGCTCAACGTCAG AGTCATGAGGATccagaaggaaaaggaggaagctGAGCACAAGAAGTTAGAAGCTGCCGTGAAGCAGGAACAAGAACACCAAGAAttcatcaaagtaaaagagAGGGAGGTTCTGCAGTTGCAG GAGGATGCAAAGAACTTCATCAACTTGGAGAACTTGGATCAGCGAATCGAAGAAGCTCTGGATAATCCAAAGAACTACAACTTTGCCATTGACAAAGAAGGCAGAGTTGTTAAACAGACGGTGCTGCAGTGA
- the si:dkey-33c12.3 gene encoding neurofilament light polypeptide, with product MSYDSYSAYRRPWDSYRSARTTKSSTSSSFYSSRAPPSGKRIGRLASASQPDGSERMNLAQASSLNTELLGLRSHEREQLGDLNDRFATYIEKVRHLEQQNRALLAELEGLRRCQNDPSRLQALYEGEVRSLRAMIDSENGEKMQMEAERDYLHDVYEQMKDRFEEEARRRMDAEEALQTAKEEASRAMLSNCDTEATVVSLCDEMVFLKKVYAEEQAELQAQLQMANISVEVEVSRPDLSTALRDIRTQYERLANKNMQAAEDWYKSKFASVAEMASKNNEAVHAIREETMEYRRLLQTRSSEIESLRNVIESLNKQMEELEETQANDVSKYQVRISELERDITEAKHEMARYLRDYQDLLNVKMALDIEIAAYRKLLEGEEIRLAYPSHPARN from the exons ATGAGCTACGATTCCTACTCCGCCTACCGCCGCCCCTGGGACAGCTACAGAAGCGCCCGAACCACCAAGTCCTCCACGTCCTCCTCCTTCTACTCCTCCAGAGCTCCTCCGTCCGGGAAGAGGATCGGGAGGCTGGCCTCCGCTTCCCAGCCAGATGGGTCAGAGAGGATGAACCTGGCTCAGGCCAGCTCACtcaacacagagctgctgggtCTGCGCTCCCATGAGAGGGAGCAGCTGGGGGACCTGAACGACCGCTTCGCCACCTACATCGAGAAGGTGAGGCACCTGGAGCAGCAGAACCGGGCCCTGCTGGCCGAGCTGGAGGGGCTGAGGAGGTGTCAGAACGACCCGTCACGTCTGCAGGCGCTCTACGAGGGGGAAGTGCGGAGTTTGAGGGCCATGATAGACTCGGAGAACGGGGAGAAGATGCAGATGGAGGCGGAGAGGGACTACCTGCATGACGTGTATGAGCAGATGAAGGATCGCTTTGAGGAGGAGGCGAGGCGGCGTATGGATGCTGAGGAGGCCCTGCAGACGGCCAAAGAGGAGGCGAGCAGGGCCATGCTCTCCAACTGTGACACCGAGGCCACCgtggtgtctctgtgtgatgaGATGGTGTTCCTGAAGAAGGTCTATGCAGAGGAGCAGGCAGAGCTGCAGGCCCAGCTGCAGATGGCTAACATCAGCGTGGAAGTGGAGGTGTCCCGACCTGACCTGTCCACCGCCCTGCGAGACATCCGGACACAGTACGAGCGGCTGGCGAACAAGAACATGCAGGCCGCCGAGGACTGGTACAAGAGCAAGTTTGCGAGCGTGGCAGAGATGGCCAGCAAGAACAACGAGGCCGTGCACGCCATCCGGGAGGAGACCATGGAGTACCGGAGACTCCTTCAGACCCGCTCCTCGGAGATAGAGTCGCTCAGGAACGTCATCGAATCCTTAAATAAGcagatggaggagctggaggagacgcAGGCCAACGATGTGTCCAAGTACCAG GTGAGGATAAGTGAGCTGGAGCGGGACATCACCGAGGCCAAGCACGAGATGGCGCGCTACCTGAGGGACTATCAAGACCTGCTCAACGTGAAGATGGCGCTCGACATTGAAATAGCAGCGTACAG gaAACTTCTGGAGGGGGAAGAGATTCGCCTGGCTTACCCCTCCCATCCCGCCCGAAACTAA